The DNA window CCCCGGTGGATGATGGTGATGGGCGCGATGGCGAGCACCCGCACCGACTTCCGGAGCGCCTACGACTTCGGCCTCGACACGAACTGGGCCGGCTTCGCGATGGCCAGCTATCTGGTGGGGGGAGACCCGGGCGTGCGGGTGACGTTCGGCCTGGTGGCGCTGTACCCGTTCGACGTCAGCCCCGTCTTCCCCATGGCCTCGTTCGTCTACCGCAAGGGCCCGTACATCCTGGAGCTGGGCCTGCCTCGGCTCGCCATGATGCTGAAGGTGGGCGATGGACTGGAGCTGGGCCTCACGGGTGCGTTCGACCAGCAGGTGTTCCGCACGCGCATGCCGCAGGCCCCGCAAGGGCCCAACGCCCACTATGTGCGGGAGACGCAGCTTCGCGTCGGGCCCACGGTGAACACGCGGCTGGGCGGAGGAAGCCTCTGGGTGAGCTCGTCCATCGGGCTCGACGTCCTGAATGACTACGCCCTGCTCGACCGGAACCGCGACCGCGTGGACCTGGAGATGCTTCGCTCCACGCGGCCCGCACCCTACCTGCGGGTGTCACTGGGATGGCGTCCGCCCCGGCGTCCCAGCACGGCCTCTCGGCTCATGGGCGTGCCCCCTTCCGAGGCTCCCTCGGTAAAGGGGACTCCGACGCCCCTCGCCCGATGAAGGGGCGTGGACGCCTCCTCGCCTGGGCGTCCTCAACCGCGACGTCGGCGCAGCAACATCACCAGCCCGAAGAGTCCCGCCAGGGTGATGGCGCCCGAGCCTCCGTGCGCGCCACAACCTCCGCACCCCTGCCCTGACTCGGCGCCCGTCGACAGCACCTTGAAGAACCATCCCAGCCGAGCCCCTGGGTCCACGCGCCCGCGCCCCGCCTCCGTCGAATCCCTGGAGCCGCCTACCTGCCACGCCAAGAGCTGGCCTGGATACAGGCTCAGGCCCCGGCCCGAGACCTCGCTCCGGTGCACCCGGTCGAAGATGGGCAGCGTCTCCCCTGGCAGCGTGATGTCGATGCCTTCCTTCGACTGCATCGACGTGTTCACCACCGCGTAGAAGTTCCCCTGCGCCGTGGTCATCTTCCGCACCACGACCTCCGCATCCGACGCCGCGCCCGGCACCACCGTGCTGGGGAGCGCCGGCAGCGCGAGGAACGCCGCATGGAAGTCACGGGTGTACTCGGGGAAGCCTCGGCTGATGGATGACGCCTCCAGGTAGCCCAGGAGCGTCGGGTCGCCATTCGCCACGGCGCGGGCTTCCGCCAGCATCGAGTACGGCCCCTGCCGGTCCACCGACATGGCCAGGTAACCCCACAGCCCGCCCATGGGCCAGTTGCCGTACCGGTCATCCGCCGTGTCGTTGGCGTAGTCGCCCCTGCCGTCGTCTTCGTTCAGCGGGAAGTGATGCACCATCGCGAGACCGGACGCCGTCCGGAAGCGATTCAGCAGCGCGCCCTCCGCCACGCTGAACAGCCGGTTGAAGGGATACGTCACGGAGACGCCCTCCGCCGAGGAGTAGCGGTCCGGGTCCGCGGGAGGAAAGCTGTTGAACGGCTCCCCCCAGGAGCGGTTGAGCTGCTCGGTGGGAGGAAGCACGTCCGAGGTGAGGGCCTTGCGATACGTGCCGCTCTGGACGAAGGCGCTGAACCCGGCCGGTGGATAGCGGTACTTGCAACAGCGGTCCGACGTGTCCCCCGGCGCACAACATCCCCGCTCATCCACCGAGGCCCAGGCGGCGGGGTCGTCGGTGACGGTGACCGCCATGTCCGCCAGGTCCTCCGGCGTGGGCAGCCCTTCTTCCGGGTAGGGCGTGAAGAGGACCTGCGCGTCCGCCACCCCGTTGCTCCGGAGGTGGTCACGGATGGCCTCGAGGAAGGCGCGCCGCTTCTCGAACCACCACTCGTAGTACCGCGCGCGCAGCGTGGGGTTCGCCTGGAGCATGGCGCGCGACACACTCTGTCCCGTGTCGTCGGAGAAGCGGCCGAGCGCCTCCGGCGAGAAGCTCACCGGCAGGTCCGTGGGCCGGGTGCGGAACCACGCGCCCAGGAAGTCCACCTGCCCCTTGAAGTGGAGCACCGTGGCGTCCATCAACTTCTTCACGTCCGCCAGCGCGTCCGGGTCCGACACGTCCACGCAGTTGTCGTCGGACCAGTAGATGGGCGAGTAGATGTCCCCTTCCCGGTCGAACAACGGCCTGCACCGGCGCTGCTCTCCCAACGGCTTGAGGCCGCACACCGAAGGCTGATGCCACGGCGTGAGGCAGACATGCCACTTCGAGAGCGACTTGCAGTCGGAGTCCCGCGCGCAGCGCGTGCTCGTATAGACGCGCTCCCCACCGATGGCGCCCGAGTACTCGTAGTAGGGCAGCACCGAGAGGCCCTGCGCCGCCGCGCGAGACACCGCCGTGGCCCACAGGCTCGAATCCCGAGGCTGCACGTACCAGGGCGGCGGGGAGAACGGGGCCGAGTTCCAGCCCTCCGCGTAGCCGAACTCCAGCAGGTCGTGGGAGTACGTGTCGATGCCCAGGAACTTCGCCTGCTTCAGCCGGTAGTCGAACCAGGTCCCCGGTGAAGCCGCGGGCTGGCAGCCGGTGCCCTCGCCCTGTGCGCAAATGGCCGTGTCGTCGTTCATCTCCTCGCGCCAGAACACGTGCCGGCGAGGCAGCGGCGCGGGCGGGTAGTGGATGGCGAGGTCCAGGCTCGACGGGTTGGGGACCTCGAACAGCCGGATGCGCGAGACGGCGGTGCCCTTGTCGGTGGGCGAGCCATGGCGGGCGAAGTGGCCCACGGAGACCCAGAAGCCCTGGGCCGGGCCCTCCGGGCGGCGCGTGTCCTCCACGTTGCGCTGGCCGACGATGGGCGCGAAGCGGTCATGCAGATAGAAGAACTGGCGGAACTGCTGCCACTTGCGCGACAGCGGATACTGGAGCGACTCGGGATTCGGGTACGCGTACTGCTCGCGGAAGTCGCCAATGGACGTGCCGGTGCTGAAGCCCCGGAACTTGTCCGCGCCCTTGTTGGCCACGGCCATCATCCGTGACTCGTCATCCGGGTACTCCACCACCAGCAGGTAGGCGCGCCCAGCCTGGAGCCCCTTGCCCACGCCCAGCTTGTAGGAGAAGGACCGGGCCTGAGGCCCCATCGTCATCACGCGCACCGGACGCGTCACGCCGTCCAACGTCACGGAGCGAATCACCGAGGTGCTGTTGGCGCCATGCACCACCGGGTGCGGGTCCGAGGGGTCTCCGCAGTGGACCTCGTCAATCAGGGGCAGCAACCCGAAGGGCGCGCCCGCGTCCACCAGCGACTGCCCCGGCGCACGCGTGGGCAGCCCCAGGACGAGCAGGCACGACAGCAACCACCACGGGCGACGCACTGGGGGACTCCATGAGGGGGAAAGAGACTCAACCAGTCTGCACGGTGGTTATCGCTACACGGATACAATAGTTTCCAAATCAGCGAATAGCTCGGATTTCGACCCCCTCCTGGGTCCAGTCCCCCATGTCAGGAGCTGAGAAGCGACCCGCATCGGGGCGAGGCTGACCCGGGAGATGGGTCCGCGCGGTCGCCCTGGCGATGAGGGAACTAGCGCTCCGCCGGAGCGGAGGGCGAGGACGTCTCCTCGGCCAGCGCGTCATCCGGAGGCGGCGCCACCACCGTGAGGATGGGGCGCGAGTCCGCGAGCGACGGCGCGAAGAGCGACGGCTGGCCCGGGTCCTCGAAGAGGGTGGTGAAGTCAGCGCGCGTCACGCCGCGCTCGAGGCGCGCGGCGAAGGTCTCCTTCAAGAGCCGCACGTAGTACTCCGCATCGTAGTCACGCGGGTCCTCGGCTCCGGACAAGGGCGAGCTCCCCTCGTCATCGGGCTCGCGCTCGGGCAACAGGCCCGCGCGTCCACCCACCGCGCGATAGACGCGGATGTGTTCACCCGAGGCCCAGGTCTTCCGCCCCGAGGAGAGCAGGGCCTCATAGGCCAGTTCCCGCCGCCGCTCGCGCACGGCGCCATACTGCGTGGAGTCCTTCGTCAGCCGCACGTTCGCCGCCACCTCCGAGGTGGGCACCTGCCGCCTGCGCAGCGCCATCACCGTGGTGACGTACGTCTCCCGCACCGCCTGGAGGTCTCCCGCCAGGAGGCAGCGCAGGGCCTTGCGCAGGAAGGTCTCTCCGAAGGGCTCCGCGCGGCTGGAGCGGAACGCCACGCCCTTGAGGTGCAGCGTCCCGTCATAGGACTGCAGCGCGTAGTTCTTCGGTTCGTGCGACAGCATCACCGCATAGCGCCCCTCGAACTCCAGTTGCACGAGACGAGGCAGGAGCGCGGCGACCTCCGACACCACCCGGCGCTCATCCTCCTCGCGCCAGTCCTCCGGCACCGCGAAGTACACGCCGTCCGTGTCCGCCTCCAGCAGCGTGACGCCCCGGCGCGCGAGCTCCCGGCACAACAGCGCCAGCACCGCGCGCCCGCGCCGCGTCACCTCGTTGGCCGCGTGGACGTCCGCGAAGCGTGTCAGCCCCACCGCGCCCAGGTAGCCATAGGCCGAGTTCACGACGAGCTTCATCGCCGCGGAGAGCGCCTCATTCTCATGCCGCTCCGCCGAACCCGGCGGCGCCGAGCGCCCCCGCTTCTTCGCCGCCAGCCGCTGCTCCACCAACCGGTCCACCAGCGCCAGGAGCGCTCCCAACCTGTCGCGCTTGGGGCCGATGCGGTACTCGCGCATCAGCGACGGATACAGGCTGGCCACGTCCGCCTTCACCACGCGCCGGGCCACGCCCGTGGCGAACAGGTGCAGCGCCGCCCCGTTGTGTGTCGTGCCGTCCCCTTCCTCGTGCGCGGGAAGCGCCACACCCGAGCGCAGGTACGCGCGCACCAGCAGCGGGTCCAACACGCCCGTGGCCGCGCCCGCGTCCGCCAGCCGCTCGTAGCGCCGGGGCGCCATGCGCGCCAACGCGAAGGCCGCGCCGCCCAGCAGCCGCGCGATGCCCTCCGCCTCGCCCACGTCGTCCCGCGCGTAGCGCCGCACCCGCTCCGGGTCCGTGCCGAAGACCTCGTACACCTTCGCGCCGGGGATGTACTCGCGCGCGGGCCCCGCGATGCCGAAGTGCCGCGCCACCGCCTTGAGCCCATGGCCCGGCAAGTCCCTCGCGGAGAAGTCGTGCCGCAACACCGCATCCAGCGTGTCGATGAACTCGCGCCCCGGCACCGTGTAGCGCGCGCGCCGCATCGCGTCCGCGTTGCGCTCCGCCCCGCGCCCCAACGCCGAGCCTCGCGCCGACGGCCGGTGCCTCAAGCCCGGCGTCCCCGCTCGCCCCAGCGCCAGCACCACGCCCAGGTGCTTCGCGCGCCTCGCGACGAATGGCAGGTCGAAGCCGTGCAGGTTGTGGTTCTCGATGACGTCCGGGTCCAGCACCCGCACCCGCTCGACGAAGCGGCGCAGCAGGTCCGCCTCCGCCGCGTCCCCCTCGCCGTGCGCCTCCAGGGTCTCCGCGTCACCGCGAGGCCCCTTCACCGCGATGAGGAAGATGCGGTCCTTCGCCGGGTCCAGCCCCGTCGTCTCCAGGTCGAACTGCAGCCGGTGCAGCGCATCGAACGAGAGCCCCCGGAAGTACGTCCGCCCCGACGCCGTCAGGTACTGGTCCTCGGGCGGCAGCGACAGCACCAGGCCCGGGCTCACGTCCCGCAGGTTCGTGAACACCTGCCCCAGCCGCCGCGACACGCCCTGCAGCACGTCCGACACCAACGCGCGTCCATCCTCCGCGCGAATCAGGTAGCGCAGCGCCCCCGGCCCGGACAGCTCCTGGTACGTCACGCAGCGCGGCGCCGGCCCCTCACGCTCCGGCCGCAGCCGGGACCCCAGGTGCGCCAGGTCCTCCAGCGTGGACAGCACCAACCACGGCCGGAAGCGCACGTCCTCGCGCACCAGCGCCCCGGTGTCCGGCAACCGTCTCCACACGAAGGCGCGGCCGTCGGGCTCCGCCCACACCGAGACGATGCCCGGCGTCGCGTCCCAACCCCACAGCCACTCGTCCTCCACCATGCCCCGCATCATGCCCCACAGCTTGCCGCTCACGGGTGTCAGCGGTATGTCAGGTATCCACCCATGCAACGCACCGAGCGGCTCTTCGCACTCGCTGAGTACCTGAGGGGCCGCCGCACGGGAGTCACAGCGGAGACCCTGGCGGAGCGCTTCGGCGTCACCGTGCGCACCATCTACCGCGACCTCGACTCCTTGCGCGATGCGTCAATGCCAGTCGCCGCGGAGCGGGGCCGAGGGGGTGGCTATGCATTGGACCGCAGCTACAGCCTGCCGCCGGTGAACTTCACCGCGCGCGAGGCCGCACTGTTGGTCGCACTGGGGCGCTTCGCCATCGACATGCGGCTGCTCCCCTTCACCGGCACGCTGGAGTCCGCGCTGGACAAGGTGCGCTCGGCCCTCTCCACGTCCGCCCAGCGAGAGCTGTTGGACCGGCTCAAGGAGCTGTCATTCCTGGGCGTGCCCTCGCTGCCCAGCAAGGCCTCGGTGCGAGCAGCCATCGAGCGCGCCTGGTTCGAGCAGCAGATCCTCCGCATCACCTATGTGGACGGCAATTTCCTGGAAACCACGCGAGAGGTCCGCATCCTCTCCGTGGTGATGGACCGCCACGAGACGCGCCTGGATGCACAGGACGTGAAGGGCGGCGAGCGGCGACCGTACCGGCTGGACCGCATCATCCAGGCCGAAGTCGTCCGCCCCTTCGACCCCTGAGCGGGCGGGGGCGTGTCTGCCCATGCCGCAGTGCATCAAAGACAGACGTTAACCTTCCGTCACAGAAGGAACGTTACACGTCCGTAATCGCGCTACCATCCGGCACCCCCAACCCATCAACGAATCGCGCCTTGGAGGCGAGCCGATGGAGAAGCCCTGGTTGAAGCACTACCCGCCCGGAGTTCCGGCGGAGATTGATATCCAGCAGTACCCGTCGCTGACGCACCTGATGGAGGAAGCCTTCGCCAAGTACGCGGATCGGCCCGCGTTCAAGTGCATGGGCAAGAGCATCACCTACCGCGAGCTGGACGCGCTGTCGCGGCGCGTTGGCGCGTGGCTTCAATCGCGGGGCCTGGAGCGGGGCGCCACCGTCGCGGTGATGATGCCCAATGTGTTGCAGTACCCGGTCTGCATCGCGGCGATTCTGCGCGCGGGCTACGTGGTGGTGAACGTCAACCCGCTCTACACGCCGCGCGAGCTGGAGCACCAGCTCAAGGACAGCGGGGCCCAGGCCATCTTCATCCTGGAGAACTTCGCCACCACGCTCGAGCAGGTGCTGGACAAGACGCCGGTGCGCCACGTCGTCGTGGCGACCATGGGTGACCTGATGGGGGCCTTGAAGGGCACCCTGGTCAACTTCGTGGTGCGCAAGGTGAAGAAGATGGTGCCGGCGTACAACCTGCCGCGCGCCGTGAGCTTCAAGCAGGTGCTGGCGGAGGGCGGCAAGCGCACGCTCAACCCGGTGGCCTCCAAGCACGACGACGTCGCCTTCCTGCAGTACACGGGCGGCACGACGGGCGTCTCCAAGGGCGCCACGCTGCTGCACCGCAACGCCATCGCCAACGTGCTCCAGGTGGAGGCGTTCCTGGACCCGGCGATGCGCGGGCGCAACATCGCGCAGCTGAACATCGTCTGCGCGCTGCCGATGTACCACATCTTCGCGCTGACCGTCTGTGGGCTGATGGGCATCCGCCTGGGCGCGATGAACATCCTCATCCCCAACCCGCGCGACATCCCGGGCTTCATCAAGACGCTGTCGGAGCAGAAGTTCCACATCCTCCCGGCCGTCAACACGCTCTACAACGCGCTGGCCAACCACCCCGACTTCAAGAACCTCGACTTCTCCGAGCTGATGATTTGCAACGGCGGCGGCATGGCCGTGCAGCGCGCGGTGGCGGAGAAGTGGTTCGCCATCACCCGCGTGCCCATCATCGAGGGGTACGGCCTGTCGGAGACGTCTCCGGTGGCCACCAGCAACCTGCCCACCGCGACGGAGTACTCGGGCACCATCGGCCTGCCGATTCCCTCCACGGAAATCGCCATCCGCGACGACGACGGCAATCCAGTTCCCATGGGTCAGCCGGGCGAAATCTGTATCCGCGGTCCGCAGGTGATGGTGGGCTACTGGAATCGTCCAGACGAGACGGCCAAGGTGATGTTCGCCGACGGCTTCTTCCGCTCTGGCGACATCGGCGTCATGGACGAGCGCGGGCAGACCACCATCGTCGACCGCAAGAAGGACATGATTCTGGTGTCCGGCTTCAACGTCTACCCGAACGAGGTCGAGGGTGTGGTGGCCATGCACCCCGGCGTGCTCGAGGTGGCGGCCGTGGGCATCCCCGACGAGCACTCCGGCGAGGTGGTGAAGCTCTTCGTGGTGAAGAAGGACCCGTCGCTCACGGAGGCCCAGCTCATGGACTTCTGCCGTGAGCAGCTCACCGGCTACAAGCGGCCCAAGAAGATTGAGTTCCGCACGGAGCTGCCCAAGACGAACGTGGGCAAGATTCTCCGCCGCGAGCTGCGCGACAAGAAGGTCGCCTGAAGCACCCCCGCGGCCTAACGCGCCGCGGAGGCTGACACGCGCGGCGACAGCTTCTGGAAGTTGTCGCCGCGTTCGCGCTCGATGCGCAGGATGAACGGGTCGATGCCCACATGGGTCGGCCGCTTCTCCACGGTGAAGGACACCTCCGTGGACGCGCCCTGGAAGCGATGCCGCTGCACGTGCAGCAGGTTGTCCTCCACGACGCCGTCGCGCGGTGAGCTCGTGTAGACGGCGACGTCCAGCGCCTCGTCCATGGGCAGGAGGACGTCCTCGCCGCCACGTACGGCCCGCTTGGATGTGGCCACACGGGCCGTCACCTGGAAGCGCCCGTCCGGCAGCGCCTCCACCGTGGCGGACTCCACCTTCAAGTCGTAGAGCACGACCTCCTTCATCCACTGGTCGATGAGGACGTGCTGGCCGGTGGTGGCCTCCGCGTGCAGCGCGTTCAGCAGGTCCAGCGTCGTCACGGAGCTCTCCCGCCCCGGCGCGTTCAAGAGGCGCCGCAGCGCCGCGTCCAGCTTCGCCTCGCCCAGCAAGTCCCGCAGCGCGTTCATCACCAGCGCGCCCTTGCCGTAGTACAGGTACGACTGGCCCGTGCCCTTGTAGAGCCCCGGCTCCTGGGTCGACTCCCCCGCGCGTCCCGCGAGGTAGCGGTCCCGGTCGAACGCCAGCTCGCGCACCAGCGAGTGCTCGCCGTGCAGGCCCGCGAGGATTCGCTGCTCGGCGTACTTGGTCAACGACTCCACCAGCATCGTCGCGCCCTCGACGGTGGCCGGGTCCAGCATGTGGCCCCACCACTGGTGGGCCACCTCGTGCGCCGTGCGCCGGGTCACCAGGTCCACCGCGTCCGAGTGCCGCATGTCGGTGAGGAAGCCCCGGTCCTCCACGAAGTAGATGACCTGCCGCATCGCCAGCGCGCCGAAGCTCCAGGACGAGGGAATCTCCACGATTCGGAGCTGCTCGTCCGGGTAGCGGTGGAAGCGCGCGCCGAAGTCGTCGAGCGAGCGCGTGGTGGCCTCCACCATGGCCTTCACGTTGTAGGCGTGCGCGGGATGGTAATAGACCTCCACGTCCACGCCCTGGTGCCGCGTCTTCTCCACCGCGTAGCGCGCCGAGACGAGGGCGAACTTCGGCGTCATGGGCCGGTCCACGACGTAGTGGAAGTAGCTCCGCCCGTCCTCGCGCCACTGCTTGCGCAGCGTCCCAGGAGCCACCGCCGTCTGGTCGCCCGACGTGGACACCATCAGGTCCAGGGTGTGCCACACCGGAGCCCGGACCACGGGCGTCCTGCCACTCTCGTCGAGCAGGGGCATCCGGGGCTGCTCCGGCAAGCCCCGCTCGCGCCGCTCCTCCGGGTTGCCCAGCTCATGGCCCCGGCGGTAGCCCAGCGTGGGGAACACCTCATCGTTCAGGATGAAGGAGCCGTTCTCCACCAGGGACAGCTCGAAGCCCGTGGCTCGCACGCCCCGCTCTTCACGCGTGACGTCGAACGTCAACTCGGACACGCCTCCGGGAGGCAGCGGCGGCTGGAGCCGGAAGTGGAACATGCCGAACTCCTCGTCATGCGCCACCTGCTCGCCGCCCTTCAGCGAGAGCGACACGGGCCTCGCCGTCGGAGGCACCGCGACCCACAGCGTGTCCAGGGGCTCGCGCGTCTGGTTCTCCAGCCGGTACGTCCCCGTGGCGCGGTAGCGCCGGGCCTCCGGGAAGAGGTCCATGCGCGACGTCACCGCGACGATGCTCGGCAGCGGGAGCGGCTCGAGGACCTTGTACGTCCGCTCGTAGCGCTCGCGCCACGCCAGCGAAGCGTCGCGGGACTGGTAGGTGCCCAGGCCCCACGTGTCGCGGACGATGAGCCCTCCGGCGAGCACGAACACTCCTCCGCAGGCCACCGCGCCATACCGCCCCGCGCGTCCCCATTCCCCGGGCAACGCCCGCAGCCGCGCGCTCCAGCGAGCGCCCATTCCCCGCCGCCACAGGCCCCACGTCACCAGCGCCAGCAGCCCCGCGAAGGCGCTCCAGTACACCATGAACGCCGTGAAGGACGCGGCCATGGGGCCAAAGCCATCCAGGTCCGAATGGGACACGTCCGGCGCCGCGCCGAAGCGGGTCATCGGGTGCTCCAGACCCAGGGATGCGCCCTGGCTCGCGACGAGGGACAGCAGGAGCGACAGCACCATGCCCACGTAGCGGTGAGGGCTCACCGTCTGGATGAACAGCACCGCCACCGCGAAGAGCACCAGCGGGAGCCCCTGGAAGTAGAACAGCGACAGGTAGAGCCTCGGCTCCAGGGCGAGCTGGCCGCGCACCAGTTGGAAGGCCACGCCCAGCGCGATGGGGACCGCGGTCATCACGCCCACCAGCGCCCCCATCGCGGCCAGCTTGGAGGCGAAGAAGAAGACGCTGGAGGCGGGTGTCGCGTCGAGCAGTGCCTCGAAGCGCGCCATCCGCTCGCGCCAGACCAGCTCCGCGCCGAAGTAGATGACCACCAGGGTGCCGACCTGGGACAGCGGCATCCAGATGCTCTCCAGCACGCGGCCCGTGGTGGGGATGCGGTAGGTGCCGGCCTCCCCGCGCCCCGCGCCCGTCACGATTTCCATCCCCACGACGAAGACCCACAGCGCCAGGAGCGCCAGGAAGGGCCAGCTGCGCAGCACGTGCCGCAACTCCAGCCGCGCCGCTGACGCGAACACCGCCCACGCCGAGCGGCCCCGGGGCGTGCCCACCTCGACGGGACGGTATGACGCACTCCCCTGCGAGACGGGCGCCTCCGCGTGCTTCTCCTTCCGAGGCTTCACCGCCGAGGCGCGGAAGGAGAAGCGCCAGTGCACGAAGCCGAGCACCGCCACGGCGACGCCCAGCCACAGGAGCCGGTTCCAGAGGAAGTTCCCCGTCAGCGGGACGAACCGGGTGTTGCGCTCGGCCTCCGGCCAGTAGCGCGACAGCTCGAACAGCGCGGACAGGCCGAAGGGGTCCAGGAGCGCGGCGCGCGACAGCGACTCCGCTGACTGCGGCGCGGTCCCCGCCATGATGGGCGACTCCGCCCACATGGAGCCCACCAGGTACAGCGCGTACACGAAGACGCCGCCGACGTAGCTGGCCAGCCGGCTGCGCGACAGCGCGGAGATGGCGAACAGCAGCGACGCGGCGAACACCACATTGGGCGTGACGACGACGAGGAGCGCCCAGAGGTAGCGGCCCACGCTCGGCGGAGCCACGCGCTCCGGGGGCACCGCCAGGACGTACGGGGCCACCATCAGCGCCAGCGTCGCCACGGCGAACACGGCGAGCGTCGCGAGCAGCGCGCCCAGGTAGCGGCCCAGCAGGTAGTCCCGCTGGGTGACGGACGTGGTGTAGAGCAGCTCCGTCATGCCGTGCTCGGCGTCGCGCTGCACGGTGGCCGCGCAGAAGATGCCCAGCACGAAGAGGGACGTGAGCGACAGGAGCCCCAGTGACTGCGCGACGCTGTGGGGCGAGTTGAGCTGGACGTTGTCGCCGCCGTAGCCCGTGCCGACCAGCGCGAAGCCCATCGCGGCGAAGATGACCAGCGAGGCGAAGAAGACGGCCTGGCGCGTGTGATAGCGCCACTCGAAGTGGAGGATTCCCCGGAGCATGGTTCTCCTCCGCTACGCCGCGCGGCGGTGGGCCAGCGTGGAGAAGTAGACGTCCTCCAGGTCCGGCGGCACCTGCTCGAAGCCCTCTTCCGGCCTCGCGTCCGCCAGCACGTGCACCCGCGTGCGGCCCGCCTGGAGCTGCGTGGACAGGATGGGGAACGACGCGCGGTAGCGCTCCACCGCGCCCTTCTCCACCGTCTTGCGCCACACCCGCCCCGCGAGCGAGGCCACCAGCGCCTCCGGCGCGCCCTCGCACAACACGCGCCCCTCGCTGAGGATGGCCATGCGCGGACAGAGCTGGCGCACGTCCTCGACGATGTGCGTGGAGAGCAGCACGACG is part of the Myxococcus landrumus genome and encodes:
- a CDS encoding helix-turn-helix transcriptional regulator, with protein sequence MQRTERLFALAEYLRGRRTGVTAETLAERFGVTVRTIYRDLDSLRDASMPVAAERGRGGGYALDRSYSLPPVNFTAREAALLVALGRFAIDMRLLPFTGTLESALDKVRSALSTSAQRELLDRLKELSFLGVPSLPSKASVRAAIERAWFEQQILRITYVDGNFLETTREVRILSVVMDRHETRLDAQDVKGGERRPYRLDRIIQAEVVRPFDP
- a CDS encoding ABC transporter permease/M1 family aminopeptidase, yielding MLRGILHFEWRYHTRQAVFFASLVIFAAMGFALVGTGYGGDNVQLNSPHSVAQSLGLLSLTSLFVLGIFCAATVQRDAEHGMTELLYTTSVTQRDYLLGRYLGALLATLAVFAVATLALMVAPYVLAVPPERVAPPSVGRYLWALLVVVTPNVVFAASLLFAISALSRSRLASYVGGVFVYALYLVGSMWAESPIMAGTAPQSAESLSRAALLDPFGLSALFELSRYWPEAERNTRFVPLTGNFLWNRLLWLGVAVAVLGFVHWRFSFRASAVKPRKEKHAEAPVSQGSASYRPVEVGTPRGRSAWAVFASAARLELRHVLRSWPFLALLALWVFVVGMEIVTGAGRGEAGTYRIPTTGRVLESIWMPLSQVGTLVVIYFGAELVWRERMARFEALLDATPASSVFFFASKLAAMGALVGVMTAVPIALGVAFQLVRGQLALEPRLYLSLFYFQGLPLVLFAVAVLFIQTVSPHRYVGMVLSLLLSLVASQGASLGLEHPMTRFGAAPDVSHSDLDGFGPMAASFTAFMVYWSAFAGLLALVTWGLWRRGMGARWSARLRALPGEWGRAGRYGAVACGGVFVLAGGLIVRDTWGLGTYQSRDASLAWRERYERTYKVLEPLPLPSIVAVTSRMDLFPEARRYRATGTYRLENQTREPLDTLWVAVPPTARPVSLSLKGGEQVAHDEEFGMFHFRLQPPLPPGGVSELTFDVTREERGVRATGFELSLVENGSFILNDEVFPTLGYRRGHELGNPEERRERGLPEQPRMPLLDESGRTPVVRAPVWHTLDLMVSTSGDQTAVAPGTLRKQWREDGRSYFHYVVDRPMTPKFALVSARYAVEKTRHQGVDVEVYYHPAHAYNVKAMVEATTRSLDDFGARFHRYPDEQLRIVEIPSSWSFGALAMRQVIYFVEDRGFLTDMRHSDAVDLVTRRTAHEVAHQWWGHMLDPATVEGATMLVESLTKYAEQRILAGLHGEHSLVRELAFDRDRYLAGRAGESTQEPGLYKGTGQSYLYYGKGALVMNALRDLLGEAKLDAALRRLLNAPGRESSVTTLDLLNALHAEATTGQHVLIDQWMKEVVLYDLKVESATVEALPDGRFQVTARVATSKRAVRGGEDVLLPMDEALDVAVYTSSPRDGVVEDNLLHVQRHRFQGASTEVSFTVEKRPTHVGIDPFILRIERERGDNFQKLSPRVSASAAR
- a CDS encoding DNA polymerase domain-containing protein; amino-acid sequence: MRGMVEDEWLWGWDATPGIVSVWAEPDGRAFVWRRLPDTGALVREDVRFRPWLVLSTLEDLAHLGSRLRPEREGPAPRCVTYQELSGPGALRYLIRAEDGRALVSDVLQGVSRRLGQVFTNLRDVSPGLVLSLPPEDQYLTASGRTYFRGLSFDALHRLQFDLETTGLDPAKDRIFLIAVKGPRGDAETLEAHGEGDAAEADLLRRFVERVRVLDPDVIENHNLHGFDLPFVARRAKHLGVVLALGRAGTPGLRHRPSARGSALGRGAERNADAMRRARYTVPGREFIDTLDAVLRHDFSARDLPGHGLKAVARHFGIAGPAREYIPGAKVYEVFGTDPERVRRYARDDVGEAEGIARLLGGAAFALARMAPRRYERLADAGAATGVLDPLLVRAYLRSGVALPAHEEGDGTTHNGAALHLFATGVARRVVKADVASLYPSLMREYRIGPKRDRLGALLALVDRLVEQRLAAKKRGRSAPPGSAERHENEALSAAMKLVVNSAYGYLGAVGLTRFADVHAANEVTRRGRAVLALLCRELARRGVTLLEADTDGVYFAVPEDWREEDERRVVSEVAALLPRLVQLEFEGRYAVMLSHEPKNYALQSYDGTLHLKGVAFRSSRAEPFGETFLRKALRCLLAGDLQAVRETYVTTVMALRRRQVPTSEVAANVRLTKDSTQYGAVRERRRELAYEALLSSGRKTWASGEHIRVYRAVGGRAGLLPEREPDDEGSSPLSGAEDPRDYDAEYYVRLLKETFAARLERGVTRADFTTLFEDPGQPSLFAPSLADSRPILTVVAPPPDDALAEETSSPSAPAER
- a CDS encoding long-chain fatty acid--CoA ligase; this encodes MEKPWLKHYPPGVPAEIDIQQYPSLTHLMEEAFAKYADRPAFKCMGKSITYRELDALSRRVGAWLQSRGLERGATVAVMMPNVLQYPVCIAAILRAGYVVVNVNPLYTPRELEHQLKDSGAQAIFILENFATTLEQVLDKTPVRHVVVATMGDLMGALKGTLVNFVVRKVKKMVPAYNLPRAVSFKQVLAEGGKRTLNPVASKHDDVAFLQYTGGTTGVSKGATLLHRNAIANVLQVEAFLDPAMRGRNIAQLNIVCALPMYHIFALTVCGLMGIRLGAMNILIPNPRDIPGFIKTLSEQKFHILPAVNTLYNALANHPDFKNLDFSELMICNGGGMAVQRAVAEKWFAITRVPIIEGYGLSETSPVATSNLPTATEYSGTIGLPIPSTEIAIRDDDGNPVPMGQPGEICIRGPQVMVGYWNRPDETAKVMFADGFFRSGDIGVMDERGQTTIVDRKKDMILVSGFNVYPNEVEGVVAMHPGVLEVAAVGIPDEHSGEVVKLFVVKKDPSLTEAQLMDFCREQLTGYKRPKKIEFRTELPKTNVGKILRRELRDKKVA